The uncultured Hyphomonas sp. genome includes a region encoding these proteins:
- a CDS encoding TetR/AcrR family transcriptional regulator, translated as MTGTRTRSRPDRRTAILDAAEEQFARHGYDGVTLRTIAKHAGVDVALPNYYFGPKRDLFDAVLVRRAEIMNQLRLNQLDECLDESNRSPTVEAIIRAYLRPLLTGDHVQEEGWKNYYALIAYVNNSPEWGGVLMTQFFDPLVDRFMEAFRLALPGMQDRDLYWAYHCLSGALTLTFAQTGRIDHLSGGLCRSSDLADAYEHMVKFTTAGFESFRQQSLPQPE; from the coding sequence ATGACGGGCACGAGGACCAGATCACGACCTGACCGGCGCACGGCGATCCTGGACGCTGCGGAGGAACAGTTCGCCAGGCATGGCTATGACGGCGTAACCTTGCGCACCATCGCCAAGCATGCAGGCGTCGATGTGGCATTGCCGAACTATTATTTCGGGCCGAAACGGGATCTGTTCGATGCCGTTCTGGTGCGCCGCGCCGAAATCATGAACCAGTTGCGCCTGAATCAGCTCGACGAATGCCTGGACGAGAGCAATCGTTCACCGACGGTCGAAGCGATTATCCGAGCCTATCTGCGCCCCTTGCTGACGGGCGATCATGTGCAGGAAGAGGGCTGGAAGAATTACTACGCGCTGATCGCCTATGTGAACAATTCGCCCGAATGGGGCGGCGTGCTGATGACGCAATTCTTCGATCCGCTGGTCGACCGGTTCATGGAGGCTTTCCGCCTTGCCTTGCCCGGGATGCAGGATCGCGACCTTTACTGGGCCTATCACTGCCTGTCGGGCGCCCTGACGCTGACTTTCGCCCAGACGGGGCGGATCGACCATTTGTCCGGCGGGCTTTGCCGTTCGAGCGACCTCGCCGATGCCTACGAGCATATGGTGAAGTTCACGACGGCAGGGTTTGAGTCGTTCCGGCAGCAAAGCCTTCCCCAGCCTGAATGA
- a CDS encoding A24 family peptidase, with the protein MTIDMLLWGVVLLPALVVLAWIDIRTLRLPDPLTLPLIGAGLVQSWYFTGDVWHALIGAAAGYLFFLVIEKGYRALRGQDGLGRGDAKLLAAGGAWCGWLGLPWIVLIASGSGLVFAGALTVLGRRPAGMMPFGPFLALGIALVWLGQVTLGWD; encoded by the coding sequence ATGACGATCGACATGTTGCTGTGGGGCGTCGTGCTCCTGCCTGCGCTGGTGGTCCTTGCCTGGATCGACATCCGGACTTTGCGTCTGCCGGATCCTTTGACCTTGCCTCTGATCGGCGCGGGCCTTGTCCAGTCCTGGTACTTTACAGGCGATGTCTGGCACGCCCTGATCGGCGCAGCCGCCGGGTACCTGTTCTTCCTCGTCATCGAGAAGGGATACCGCGCCCTTCGTGGACAGGATGGGCTCGGCCGGGGAGATGCGAAACTGCTTGCGGCTGGCGGCGCCTGGTGCGGATGGCTCGGCCTGCCATGGATTGTGCTCATTGCCAGCGGCTCCGGCCTCGTTTTCGCAGGGGCCCTTACAGTGCTGGGGCGGCGACCCGCAGGCATGATGCCATTCGGTCCATTCCTCGCGCTTGGCATTGCGCTGGTCTGGCTTGGACAGGTCACCCTTGGCTGGGACTGA
- a CDS encoding CAP domain-containing protein has product MLHHAYKFLSVSALALAALSGPSLADAGAACDLSNGYAITPAAFQQEANACLKGVSGVETDTVMADKLMSLVGEQRASLGKSELSALGSLNEAARLHALDMAVRGYASHTDLEGRSHLDRVRMMERSALIGAFGANIVIVKAGASVEDVQKVMVADEANAANLARDEFDHMGVAAVEANGVLYVVQLFTRVDGQLKTPVPMVAAPRTNLAADFTDQFEPVGWSVVSASGETLMRGMGSKMPASVPDISEGYLQMDVELGNSVYTLRGPAISSSL; this is encoded by the coding sequence ATGTTACATCATGCCTACAAATTTCTGTCCGTCTCGGCGCTGGCCCTTGCGGCTCTGAGCGGTCCTTCTCTCGCTGACGCAGGCGCTGCCTGCGACCTTTCCAACGGTTACGCCATCACGCCGGCGGCTTTCCAGCAGGAGGCAAATGCCTGCCTGAAGGGGGTCAGCGGCGTCGAAACTGACACGGTCATGGCGGACAAGCTTATGAGCCTTGTTGGCGAACAACGTGCCAGCCTGGGCAAGTCCGAATTGTCGGCACTCGGCTCCCTGAACGAAGCGGCACGGCTGCATGCCCTTGACATGGCGGTGCGTGGTTATGCGTCCCACACGGACCTGGAAGGCCGCTCTCACCTCGACCGCGTCCGGATGATGGAGCGCAGTGCTCTGATCGGAGCGTTCGGCGCGAATATCGTCATCGTCAAAGCGGGCGCGTCGGTTGAGGATGTCCAGAAGGTCATGGTGGCCGACGAAGCGAACGCCGCGAACCTTGCCCGCGATGAATTTGATCACATGGGTGTCGCAGCAGTTGAGGCGAACGGCGTGCTCTACGTCGTGCAGCTTTTCACCCGCGTTGACGGCCAACTGAAAACGCCGGTCCCGATGGTCGCTGCGCCTCGCACCAATCTGGCTGCAGACTTTACCGACCAGTTCGAGCCGGTCGGCTGGTCTGTTGTCTCGGCCAGCGGCGAAACGCTCATGCGTGGCATGGGCAGCAAGATGCCGGCTTCGGTCCCGGATATTTCCGAAGGCTACCTCCAGATGGACGTAGAGCTCGGCAACAGCGTTTATACGCTGCGCGGCCCGGCAATCTCCTCGTCGCTCTGA
- the gspN gene encoding type II secretion system protein N: protein MRRLLLLLVFIGVFVVTLAANAPLSFILKQSGIVQQGVSWQQARGTALHGQVTGLAVRGEAVGAVQGDFSLVRMVQGQPGHLLRWSGPMGQGSALATLSGSSIKIRKGRAAVTFDATRISSLFPAQDVSLRLSDVSINTNAEGCRSASGDVTTDALSRVSAVYGANWPDLDGALSCVDGEIIVSVEGRAADGTRISAKSSLQGNGRLELWDVPENQTNALLLAGFTNEAGRFVYMQQVSNGESIQ, encoded by the coding sequence ATGCGGCGACTGCTTCTTCTCCTGGTCTTCATTGGCGTGTTCGTCGTTACGCTCGCCGCCAATGCCCCCCTGTCCTTCATCCTGAAACAATCAGGCATCGTGCAGCAGGGCGTGTCCTGGCAACAGGCGCGTGGGACGGCCCTGCATGGTCAGGTGACCGGCCTCGCTGTGCGGGGAGAGGCCGTGGGGGCGGTACAGGGTGACTTCAGTCTCGTGCGGATGGTACAGGGCCAGCCCGGGCACCTCCTTCGCTGGAGTGGGCCGATGGGACAGGGCTCCGCGCTGGCAACTCTGTCTGGTTCGAGCATCAAGATCCGTAAAGGGCGTGCTGCCGTCACGTTTGACGCGACGCGGATTTCTTCCCTGTTTCCGGCGCAGGATGTTTCCCTTCGCTTGTCCGATGTGTCCATCAACACCAATGCTGAAGGTTGCCGGTCGGCTAGCGGGGATGTGACCACGGATGCGCTGTCCAGGGTTTCTGCTGTTTACGGAGCGAACTGGCCGGACCTCGATGGAGCACTCTCCTGCGTCGATGGCGAAATCATTGTTTCGGTCGAAGGCCGGGCGGCGGACGGCACGCGTATTTCGGCGAAGTCCTCGCTTCAGGGCAATGGCCGGCTCGAGCTTTGGGATGTGCCGGAGAATCAGACGAATGCTCTGTTACTTGCCGGGTTTACCAATGAAGCAGGCCGGTTCGTGTATATGCAGCAGGTGTCGAACGGGGAGAGCATTCAGTGA
- the gspM gene encoding type II secretion system protein GspM, which produces MIEYWSTRSVRERLLILVAGVLVAVLLTNLLVVRPLRAAKESASTSLAVASRTLDAVSASRPMANAGGAPGATGVAAQDLRSRLVELAANRGISVSRLQSNERGAIIIQFDQVSVQPLFAWLEAAERELGAEPAQASVFADAGGTVRASFEFRGGAL; this is translated from the coding sequence ATGATCGAATACTGGTCCACCCGATCTGTCCGCGAACGCCTGCTGATCCTTGTGGCCGGTGTGCTCGTTGCGGTGTTGCTCACCAATCTTCTGGTCGTTCGGCCTCTGCGTGCTGCGAAGGAAAGCGCATCGACGTCGCTGGCCGTTGCGTCACGAACGCTGGATGCGGTATCGGCTTCCCGGCCGATGGCGAACGCCGGAGGCGCGCCGGGTGCAACCGGTGTTGCGGCGCAAGACTTGCGTTCAAGACTGGTCGAACTGGCTGCCAACCGTGGTATTTCCGTCTCCCGTCTTCAGTCGAACGAGCGCGGCGCGATCATCATCCAGTTTGACCAGGTTTCCGTGCAACCACTGTTTGCCTGGCTGGAAGCAGCCGAGCGGGAACTGGGGGCAGAGCCAGCTCAGGCATCCGTATTTGCCGACGCCGGCGGCACCGTCCGCGCCAGTTTCGAATTCCGTGGAGGCGCATTGTAA
- the gspL gene encoding type II secretion system protein GspL: MARQLIALLPAEGAPWRFAAAGSGEISLLAPEEKPVPSDDVTVVAPSTEVTFATVRLVGARRADWLRTARFAVEDDIAVPVENLHVALDPRDHAGGQGTVCMVARAVMEDWMRRLKDAGLEDARLVPDVTLLAASSTPLDLGDRILVAGEEHQFAIDKTLPADLVSALMQRAGREAEQADDPLFALARCFASGQMGIDLRQADFARKAELPIDLKRFRLLAGLAAACALAWGIYTFASIRAMNQLEAVLDRQTRASFAALYPGEPVPSNILAAVRDRSGGAQRPAASFREMAGVLYAALEKGEGVRLSSLRYDADAGQLQVKLVYSAFGDDELLKTAIEAGGLSVRLGDARVEDGRVVGDMVLELAS, encoded by the coding sequence ATGGCGCGCCAACTCATCGCGCTTCTGCCGGCAGAAGGAGCGCCGTGGCGCTTTGCGGCGGCTGGCTCTGGCGAGATCAGCCTGCTGGCGCCAGAGGAAAAGCCAGTGCCTTCTGACGATGTGACGGTTGTTGCGCCGTCAACGGAAGTTACGTTCGCGACGGTGCGACTGGTCGGTGCGCGACGAGCCGACTGGCTGCGCACTGCGCGCTTCGCCGTTGAGGACGATATTGCCGTGCCGGTCGAAAACCTTCATGTCGCGCTTGACCCGCGCGACCATGCCGGGGGACAGGGCACCGTTTGCATGGTTGCGCGTGCGGTCATGGAAGACTGGATGCGGCGTCTCAAGGACGCGGGTCTGGAAGATGCCCGGCTGGTTCCCGACGTAACTCTCCTGGCAGCCAGTTCCACGCCGCTGGACCTCGGCGACCGTATCCTTGTCGCAGGCGAGGAGCACCAATTTGCAATCGACAAAACTCTGCCTGCAGACCTTGTGTCTGCTCTGATGCAACGCGCCGGCAGGGAAGCGGAGCAGGCCGATGACCCCTTGTTTGCGCTTGCTCGCTGTTTCGCGTCCGGTCAAATGGGGATCGACCTGCGCCAGGCGGACTTTGCCCGCAAGGCTGAACTGCCAATCGACTTGAAACGCTTTCGCCTTCTGGCCGGCCTGGCGGCGGCATGCGCGTTGGCTTGGGGCATCTACACGTTTGCGAGCATCCGCGCGATGAACCAGCTGGAAGCGGTGCTGGACCGCCAGACCCGCGCCAGCTTTGCTGCCTTGTACCCGGGGGAGCCCGTGCCGTCGAACATCCTTGCTGCGGTACGTGACCGGTCAGGCGGGGCACAGCGGCCTGCCGCCAGCTTCCGGGAAATGGCCGGGGTTCTCTATGCGGCCCTCGAAAAGGGTGAGGGCGTCCGTCTCTCCAGTCTGCGTTATGATGCCGATGCGGGGCAGTTGCAGGTGAAACTCGTTTACAGCGCGTTTGGCGATGACGAACTGCTCAAGACGGCGATCGAGGCAGGTGGCCTGTCCGTCCGGCTTGGTGACGCGCGCGTCGAAGACGGCCGCGTCGTAGGCGATATGGTACTGGAGTTGGCGTCATGA
- the gspK gene encoding type II secretion system minor pseudopilin GspK produces MRTVDKECGASLLSVLVIVMLMSVAAIAATDALARSVTIIKSSSARAETFWTARGAAEASATYLTKALSVNEGVLNTESELFAEPTTLPAGKGVVVVEAREASNCFNLNALFSNVGDGEISDEALQAFDDLLVAAEFDDAEAESLAQKLADWVDADYSTRTYGAEDGYYASQAEPYRAANMKMRSISELKAIAGYDAEVVARIDGLVCLRPGAEQSVLNINTLAIDQAPLLVALYSNELSLDDARGLIDSRPTGGWLNKEAFGQQDAIMKIAQEARNEMAVSLASNYLSADISVGTSDLITKYEALYRRTETGNVSLVSMVRRER; encoded by the coding sequence ATGCGTACGGTCGACAAGGAGTGTGGTGCAAGCCTGCTATCAGTCCTCGTGATTGTCATGTTGATGTCGGTCGCGGCCATCGCTGCCACTGACGCGCTTGCCCGGTCTGTCACGATAATCAAATCTTCTTCGGCGCGTGCCGAAACATTCTGGACGGCGCGAGGGGCCGCTGAAGCTTCCGCGACTTACCTCACCAAAGCCTTGTCAGTGAACGAAGGTGTGCTGAACACAGAGTCAGAATTATTCGCTGAGCCCACTACCTTGCCGGCAGGAAAGGGCGTTGTCGTGGTGGAGGCGCGTGAAGCATCGAATTGCTTCAATCTGAATGCCCTGTTCAGCAATGTTGGTGATGGTGAGATCAGCGACGAGGCGCTCCAGGCGTTCGACGACCTTCTGGTCGCGGCCGAGTTTGATGATGCAGAAGCAGAATCGCTCGCGCAGAAACTGGCCGACTGGGTGGATGCCGATTATTCCACGCGCACCTACGGCGCAGAAGACGGATACTACGCTTCGCAGGCCGAGCCCTACCGCGCGGCCAATATGAAGATGCGCAGCATAAGTGAATTGAAGGCGATCGCCGGTTATGATGCGGAGGTCGTCGCTCGGATTGATGGGCTGGTTTGCCTGCGCCCGGGAGCGGAACAATCCGTGCTTAATATAAACACGCTTGCCATTGATCAGGCGCCGCTGCTGGTTGCCCTGTATTCCAATGAGCTGTCTCTTGATGATGCAAGAGGACTGATCGACTCTCGTCCGACAGGTGGGTGGCTGAACAAGGAGGCCTTCGGGCAGCAGGATGCGATCATGAAGATCGCGCAAGAAGCGCGGAACGAAATGGCGGTTTCACTGGCGTCCAATTACCTGTCCGCGGATATCAGCGTCGGTACGAGTGATCTGATCACCAAATATGAAGCGCTTTACCGGCGCACCGAAACCGGGAACGTGTCCCTGGTCTCCATGGTACGGAGGGAACGCTAA
- the gspJ gene encoding type II secretion system minor pseudopilin GspJ, which produces MTRDSGFTLIEMLVALALTSMIAVAGSTLLIGTVRASDRLGQTTESVSEIELAHTLMRDDFANIQTLAGDAGQPDYTSAPFVAFVRDGWSHPVPEDSRASLLAVEYQFRDGTLTRRAWLRPDPATETPHVDRVMATGLSRMTTRYFDGREWLPEWRAGKKDLPAAVELTMEYSDRDALTQLFLVGGGG; this is translated from the coding sequence ATGACGCGTGATTCTGGTTTCACCCTGATCGAAATGCTGGTTGCGCTCGCGCTGACCTCGATGATTGCTGTTGCTGGTTCCACGCTGCTCATCGGAACAGTCAGGGCATCCGACCGGCTCGGTCAGACGACAGAAAGTGTCAGCGAGATAGAACTCGCCCACACGCTGATGCGCGACGACTTTGCCAATATCCAGACTCTGGCCGGTGATGCCGGGCAACCGGATTACACGTCGGCACCGTTTGTGGCTTTCGTCCGCGATGGCTGGAGCCATCCGGTTCCGGAAGACAGCCGGGCCTCTCTGCTGGCGGTGGAATACCAGTTCCGGGACGGGACGCTGACACGCCGTGCGTGGCTTCGTCCGGACCCGGCGACGGAGACGCCCCATGTCGACCGGGTAATGGCTACTGGCCTGTCTCGAATGACGACACGCTATTTTGATGGCCGGGAGTGGCTGCCGGAATGGCGGGCTGGAAAGAAAGACCTTCCAGCGGCTGTCGAGCTGACAATGGAGTATTCCGACCGGGATGCCCTCACTCAACTCTTCCTCGTGGGAGGAGGTGGCTGA
- the gspI gene encoding type II secretion system minor pseudopilin GspI: MTDRGFTLAEVLVALVVFSIAAIGLAHLVTETTANAGHTRSLSLARIEADNRLVEAVADPATLRAGTASGESVQRGQSLDWVRDIEIRDESGLAGIRVTVSDAATGQQLAQRETLVQVTP, translated from the coding sequence ATGACGGATCGCGGCTTCACCCTTGCGGAAGTGCTCGTGGCGCTGGTGGTGTTTTCCATTGCCGCCATCGGGCTCGCGCATCTGGTCACGGAAACGACGGCAAATGCCGGGCATACCCGTAGCCTGTCGCTGGCTCGGATCGAGGCGGACAACAGGCTTGTCGAGGCTGTCGCCGACCCGGCAACGCTCAGGGCGGGAACCGCGTCAGGCGAGAGCGTGCAACGGGGCCAATCCCTGGACTGGGTTCGGGACATTGAAATCCGGGACGAAAGCGGTCTGGCTGGAATCCGCGTGACGGTTTCGGATGCCGCAACCGGGCAGCAGCTCGCGCAGCGTGAAACGCTGGTTCAGGTGACGCCATGA
- a CDS encoding prepilin-type N-terminal cleavage/methylation domain-containing protein, with the protein MDRIAHRDGGFSLVEIMVALFIMALASAVVVMAMPSRPDALDSEADQFSQVLTRTLDQAISRGQAQGIRIEENAYTVYTRINGRWMPVEAASRRASGGVTISVLGNSEAKWEETLPQIVMDASGIVSGPDVRFSKGARTREFELPGRSER; encoded by the coding sequence TTGGATCGTATCGCGCACCGGGATGGCGGCTTCTCCCTTGTGGAGATCATGGTCGCCCTGTTCATCATGGCGCTCGCCAGCGCCGTGGTGGTGATGGCTATGCCGTCACGCCCGGATGCGTTGGATTCTGAAGCAGATCAATTCTCCCAGGTGCTGACCCGGACGCTTGACCAGGCCATCAGCCGGGGACAGGCGCAAGGTATTCGCATCGAGGAAAATGCCTATACAGTATATACCCGCATCAATGGCCGCTGGATGCCGGTCGAAGCCGCGAGCCGCCGGGCCTCCGGCGGTGTAACCATCAGTGTGCTGGGCAACTCTGAGGCGAAATGGGAGGAGACGCTCCCGCAGATCGTGATGGACGCCTCCGGCATTGTGTCCGGCCCTGATGTACGTTTTTCCAAAGGTGCGCGAACGCGTGAGTTCGAACTGCCCGGGCGGTCAGAACGATGA
- the gspG gene encoding type II secretion system major pseudopilin GspG, producing MMPVRKKDQSRRRKDAGFSLVELMVVIFIMGLLATLVIINVAPVGEQSRVGKVRADIAAFESALEMYSLDMYAYPSAEVGLAALKTPPAGADIATYRPGGYVKRLRDDPWGNPYQYDVPGQRSGGGYDIYSSGPDGKAGTADDIGNWE from the coding sequence ATGATGCCAGTCAGGAAAAAGGACCAATCCCGCCGCCGGAAGGATGCCGGCTTTTCCCTTGTGGAACTGATGGTGGTCATCTTCATCATGGGCCTGCTTGCGACCCTTGTGATCATCAACGTCGCGCCCGTTGGCGAACAGTCCCGCGTCGGCAAGGTGCGCGCGGATATCGCTGCCTTTGAAAGCGCGCTCGAAATGTACAGCCTGGACATGTACGCCTATCCAAGCGCCGAAGTCGGGCTCGCCGCACTTAAGACACCTCCCGCCGGCGCAGACATCGCCACCTATCGGCCGGGCGGCTACGTCAAACGCCTGCGAGATGATCCTTGGGGTAATCCTTACCAATACGACGTGCCGGGCCAGCGTTCCGGCGGCGGCTACGACATCTATTCATCCGGCCCCGACGGCAAGGCCGGGACGGCAGACGATATCGGCAACTGGGAATAG
- the gspF gene encoding type II secretion system inner membrane protein GspF: MAAFEYVALDADGKRRSGIISADSARSARKELRLRDLSVLNVEPVAEKQSKVSVRRGRLSDKQRVLLVRQLSVLLKSGLAVEQALGACAGSENPVSVQKAVHTVRADVVEGARLSEAMALAPDAFPPLVRAVTAAGEMSGKLGDIMERLATYLERSYQLRQKVRAALIYPALLTVMAMGMVIALMVVVVPRLVEQFDLFDAQLPLLTRIVIGLSNGVREYGLLILLVIAALAFLGARLLRQPAMRRSMDQFVLRLPLIGPQTRTVAAARFARVFATLSASGATVLESLEGAKGAANNTVIADAADFIAERVREGGSLSGALSATGVFPPMMVHMVTSGEAGRDVSGMMNRAADFLDTEFETGSAALLALAEPLIIVLMGGIVGLIVMSIMLPILQLNTLAMS, translated from the coding sequence ATGGCCGCCTTCGAATATGTTGCACTTGATGCCGACGGCAAACGCCGTTCGGGCATTATCTCTGCCGACAGTGCACGCTCCGCCCGCAAAGAGCTGCGCCTGCGAGACCTGAGTGTCCTCAATGTGGAGCCGGTCGCGGAGAAACAGTCAAAAGTTTCGGTTCGCCGTGGCCGTCTCAGCGATAAGCAGCGTGTCTTGCTTGTCCGGCAATTGTCCGTGCTGCTGAAATCCGGCCTGGCCGTGGAGCAGGCGCTTGGTGCATGCGCAGGCAGCGAGAACCCTGTGAGCGTGCAAAAGGCGGTTCACACCGTCCGTGCGGATGTTGTTGAAGGCGCGCGCCTGTCCGAGGCCATGGCGCTTGCCCCGGATGCTTTTCCGCCATTGGTCCGGGCAGTGACCGCCGCTGGCGAGATGTCTGGCAAGCTGGGCGACATCATGGAGCGTCTCGCGACCTATCTGGAGCGCAGCTATCAGTTGCGCCAGAAAGTCCGCGCCGCGTTGATCTATCCGGCGCTCCTGACGGTCATGGCGATGGGCATGGTGATCGCGCTGATGGTGGTCGTCGTGCCCCGGCTGGTCGAGCAGTTTGACCTGTTCGATGCACAGTTGCCGCTGCTCACGCGCATCGTGATCGGACTGTCCAATGGCGTTCGTGAATATGGCTTGCTGATCCTGCTGGTCATCGCAGCGCTTGCTTTCCTCGGCGCACGCCTTCTGCGCCAGCCGGCTATGCGGCGCAGCATGGATCAGTTTGTTCTGCGATTGCCACTGATCGGTCCGCAGACACGCACGGTTGCGGCGGCTCGGTTTGCACGGGTCTTCGCCACACTTTCCGCATCCGGCGCGACAGTCCTGGAGTCGCTGGAAGGCGCGAAGGGGGCAGCCAACAACACCGTCATTGCGGATGCGGCGGATTTCATTGCCGAGCGGGTCCGAGAAGGTGGGTCCTTGTCCGGTGCGCTTTCTGCGACGGGTGTTTTTCCGCCGATGATGGTACACATGGTCACCAGCGGTGAAGCGGGTCGCGATGTGTCCGGCATGATGAACCGCGCCGCGGATTTTCTGGACACAGAATTCGAAACAGGTTCCGCCGCGCTTCTGGCGCTGGCTGAGCCACTTATCATCGTGTTGATGGGAGGGATTGTGGGGCTGATCGTGATGTCGATCATGTTGCCGATCCTGCAACTCAATACGCTCGCCATGTCATAG
- a CDS encoding ATPase, T2SS/T4P/T4SS family, producing MTTVPAIQQFTYAFAKDKGVVVLPGRDMLTLGMRAGADPLILLEARRALGTSFELEPLDRDTYEKTLADVFAADALAGDSVNAAVDARGGLESLIDDLPKAADLLEGQDDAPVIRLINGLIHEAMKQRASDIHIDPFEDTLSIRYRIDGDLVEVLTPPRKLAAPIVSRIKVMSRLDIAEKRLPQDGRISLSAGGKSIDVRVATLPTRYGERVVLRLLDTKNALQDLTDLGMDEDTYQRFAEALSQPNGVILVTGPVGSGKTTTLYSALSRLNTGRDNIMTLEDPVEYGLPGISQTQMDHKVGLNFAATLRSILRQDPNVVMVGEIRDSETAEVAFEFASTGRLALSTLHTNSASGAITRLRDMGVEDYLLSSTLRAIMAQRLVRKLCPMCKTARDATHAECEALGLLAETVLTVYDPQGCISCGQTGFSGRLGVYELLVADRNIRNMLGDGASEDAIDQAAFAHHDRLLDNARRYVLSGETSVAEVLRACRKGGQ from the coding sequence ATGACCACGGTGCCTGCCATTCAGCAATTCACCTACGCCTTCGCAAAGGACAAAGGCGTCGTTGTGTTGCCTGGACGGGACATGCTGACACTCGGCATGCGGGCAGGCGCAGACCCACTCATCTTGCTGGAGGCGCGGCGTGCGCTTGGCACCAGCTTCGAACTGGAGCCGCTGGATCGCGATACGTATGAGAAAACTCTGGCGGATGTGTTTGCCGCAGACGCCCTGGCCGGCGACAGCGTCAACGCCGCGGTTGATGCGCGTGGCGGCCTCGAAAGCCTGATCGACGATCTGCCCAAGGCGGCGGACCTGCTTGAAGGTCAGGACGATGCGCCCGTTATCCGCCTCATAAACGGCCTCATTCATGAGGCGATGAAGCAGCGCGCGTCCGACATTCATATCGATCCGTTCGAAGATACACTGTCCATTCGCTACCGTATCGATGGCGATCTTGTGGAAGTGCTGACTCCCCCGCGGAAGCTGGCGGCCCCCATCGTCTCCCGTATCAAAGTCATGTCTCGCCTCGACATCGCTGAGAAGCGTCTCCCGCAGGACGGACGGATTTCCCTGTCGGCAGGCGGCAAGTCCATCGATGTCCGTGTTGCCACGCTGCCAACCCGTTATGGCGAGCGTGTTGTGCTGCGACTTCTGGATACGAAGAACGCGCTGCAGGATCTGACTGATCTGGGCATGGATGAAGACACGTATCAGCGTTTTGCTGAAGCGCTCAGCCAGCCGAACGGCGTGATCCTGGTCACGGGACCGGTCGGGTCCGGCAAGACCACGACGCTCTATTCCGCGCTCTCTCGGCTCAATACCGGGCGCGACAACATCATGACGCTGGAGGATCCGGTCGAATATGGCTTGCCGGGTATCAGCCAGACGCAGATGGACCACAAGGTCGGCCTCAACTTTGCTGCCACGTTGCGCTCCATCCTGCGCCAGGACCCCAATGTGGTGATGGTCGGGGAAATCCGGGATTCGGAAACGGCGGAAGTGGCATTCGAGTTTGCCTCGACGGGCCGGCTTGCGCTTTCAACCCTGCACACCAATTCCGCATCCGGCGCCATCACGCGCCTGAGGGACATGGGCGTCGAAGACTACCTTCTGTCCTCCACACTGCGCGCCATCATGGCCCAGCGCCTCGTGCGAAAGCTTTGCCCGATGTGCAAGACCGCGCGTGATGCGACGCATGCGGAATGTGAGGCGCTTGGCCTGCTGGCAGAAACAGTCCTGACGGTGTATGACCCTCAGGGCTGCATTTCCTGCGGCCAGACCGGCTTCAGCGGCCGTCTCGGAGTATATGAACTTCTGGTCGCGGATCGGAACATTCGAAACATGCTCGGCGATGGTGCATCGGAAGATGCCATCGACCAGGCAGCGTTTGCGCACCATGACCGTCTTCTCGACAATGCGCGCCGGTATGTTCTTTCGGGAGAGACCAGCGTTGCAGAAGTCCTGCGCGCCTGCCGCAAGGGAGGCCAGTAA